Proteins from one Cicer arietinum cultivar CDC Frontier isolate Library 1 chromosome 3, Cicar.CDCFrontier_v2.0, whole genome shotgun sequence genomic window:
- the LOC101508733 gene encoding EPIDERMAL PATTERNING FACTOR-like protein 9, whose product MGYTKLPKVLFLLFTLILAAKVIQGVETKGWRYQSSQPQRETSLKGSNESWKIRNSRRLMIGSTAPICTYNECRGCKYKCRAEQVPVEGNDPVNSPYHYRCVCHR is encoded by the exons ATGGGTTACACCAAACTCCCAAAAGTACTCTTCCTACTCTTCACCTTAATTCTTGCAGCTAAAGTTATACAAG GAGTTGAAACAAAAGGGTGGAGATATCAATCCTCACAACCCCAAAGAGAAACAAGTTTGAAG GGTAGCAATGAATCATGGAAAATAAGAAATTCTAGAAGATTGATGATTGGTTCCACAGCACCAATTTGTACTTACAATGAATGTAGAGGTTGCAAGTATAAATGCAGAGCTGAGCAAGTCCCTGTTGAAGGAAATGACCCAGTCAATAGTCCATATCACTACAGATGTGTTTGTCATAgatga